A window from Thiomonas sp. FB-Cd encodes these proteins:
- the ispE gene encoding 4-(cytidine 5'-diphospho)-2-C-methyl-D-erythritol kinase: MSRADGCCTASGAGFAALYNVPAPAKVNWFVHVLGRRADGYHDLQTVFQFIDWCDWLDFERRDDGVVSREGGDGLPAEDLSVKAARLLQAHSACRLGVHIRLRKAIPAQAGLGGGSSDAASTLLALNLMWGLGLRRAQLMDLALELGADVPVFVFGRNAFAQGVGEQLAAVELPAWSLLVGWPGTGLSTAAMFGSDRLTRNTPAETISGFAEFLRSAQGARADAVEPAESHDAGLARTLGLEFGHNDLQPVAMAALPEIGALAAWLKARTGSRFVAMSGSGSAMFAPCDPGVEFGHVAMAPAWRVRKCRALLGHPLLGWASDRQQE, from the coding sequence ATGAGTCGAGCAGATGGTTGCTGCACGGCCTCAGGTGCTGGCTTCGCTGCGCTCTACAACGTTCCAGCACCTGCCAAGGTGAACTGGTTCGTGCATGTGCTCGGCCGGCGGGCCGATGGCTATCACGATCTGCAAACCGTGTTCCAGTTCATCGATTGGTGCGACTGGCTGGATTTTGAGCGCCGTGACGATGGAGTCGTATCGCGTGAAGGTGGCGACGGTCTGCCCGCCGAAGACCTCAGCGTCAAGGCGGCACGCCTGCTGCAAGCGCATAGCGCATGCCGCCTCGGGGTGCACATTCGCCTACGCAAGGCCATACCCGCTCAGGCCGGCCTGGGTGGCGGCAGCTCGGATGCGGCCAGTACCTTGCTGGCCCTGAACTTGATGTGGGGCCTGGGCCTGCGGCGCGCACAGCTGATGGATCTGGCCTTGGAGCTCGGCGCCGACGTGCCGGTTTTCGTGTTTGGTCGCAATGCCTTTGCCCAGGGTGTGGGAGAGCAGCTTGCCGCCGTCGAGCTGCCCGCTTGGAGTTTGCTGGTCGGCTGGCCGGGTACGGGGCTGTCCACGGCGGCGATGTTTGGCTCGGATCGCTTGACAAGAAATACGCCTGCCGAGACAATTTCAGGCTTTGCTGAATTCCTCAGAAGTGCGCAGGGCGCTCGCGCCGACGCGGTTGAACCAGCCGAGTCCCATGATGCAGGTTTGGCGCGTACGCTGGGGCTTGAATTTGGTCATAACGATCTGCAGCCTGTGGCCATGGCGGCGTTGCCTGAAATCGGCGCACTCGCAGCCTGGCTCAAGGCGCGTACTGGCAGTCGCTTTGTCGCCATGAGCGGTTCCGGTTCGGCGATGTTTGCTCCATGCGACCCCGGTGTTGAGTTTGGGCACGTTGCGATGGCGCCGGCTTGGAGGGTGCGCAAGTGCCGCGCCTTGCTGGGTCACCCGTTGCTGGGCTGGGCAAGCGATCGGCAGCAGGAGTGA
- a CDS encoding LON peptidase substrate-binding domain-containing protein — MIEDVHELALFPLRTVLFPGGLLALRVFEARYMDLVTRCLKTGEEFGVVLILDGNEVHEPGTTLRLAAVGCRARVLDVDMQQPGLLLVRCRGGGRFMLHSHAPGALGLQTGRIQAMVDDLPAVLDARHAAAAMALGRAIAALDAQGQKPFLPPYRLDLPGWVANRWAEVLPIGQLARQRLMELPDGTQRLDVVERYLRQHGILVGAHALQ, encoded by the coding sequence ATGATCGAGGATGTGCACGAGCTCGCCCTGTTTCCCTTGCGCACCGTGTTGTTCCCCGGCGGCCTGCTCGCGCTGCGCGTGTTCGAGGCGCGCTATATGGATCTCGTCACCCGCTGTTTGAAGACCGGCGAAGAATTTGGGGTCGTGCTCATCCTCGACGGCAACGAGGTGCACGAGCCTGGCACGACGCTCCGGCTCGCAGCCGTGGGTTGCCGCGCACGTGTCCTGGACGTCGACATGCAGCAGCCCGGCCTCCTGCTGGTGCGATGCAGGGGCGGTGGCCGCTTCATGCTGCACAGCCACGCACCAGGGGCGCTAGGCCTGCAGACCGGGCGGATTCAGGCGATGGTCGATGACCTGCCGGCGGTACTCGACGCGCGCCATGCCGCCGCCGCGATGGCCTTGGGGCGCGCGATCGCGGCGCTCGACGCCCAGGGTCAGAAACCTTTCTTGCCACCGTATCGGCTGGACCTTCCGGGCTGGGTGGCAAATCGCTGGGCCGAGGTTCTGCCGATTGGTCAACTGGCCCGACAGCGACTGATGGAATTGCCGGATGGGACCCAGCGCCTGGACGTGGTGGAGCGCTATCTCCGCCAGCACGGGATATTGGTCGGTGCTCATGCGCTGCAATAA
- a CDS encoding dynamin family protein, producing MNDQALPVELQAEWTRFGPWREQRLARLALLSNWLRQSGFDPSLWQDSLSGLEQRLRQDLVQLAFVAEFSRGKSELINAIFFSGHGQRILPAGAGRTTMCPMELASDPRLPTGLRLLPIETRLDAATLAQWKARHDAWQDHPFAANDAADMSACLARLSDTLAVPIQRAQELGFYLDDAARATIVRTEDGLVEIPRWRHALLNVDHPLLSQGLTILDTPGLNALGAEPELTLSLIPAAQAVVFLLGADTGVTRSDLELWTQHVGEAGRLRSFVVLNKVDTLWDPLLSAAQVQAQIERQRESVASILQIPLHRVFALSARKALLARIQHDPELLEISGVPALEAALSKVADQERRDLIDSGWRATLLDTLMLLERQFQQQIQQADEQRLELAALEGKNKHVVRNLVMRIAMERKEFDAGLAKVRALHAVNARQLEDIAQLLDAQTALAPLAELRQRVKTSVLKTGVRAALEATFAEVRGRIEAAERQLEENRAMLTGACDQLNMEFAFSVPSPKALKLEGIRLELDSMQQDYLRYLTPARWLRLQNTAHAERLLLSALARLRSVLERGVRDTQHWNRAALAQLDVQVRERKRNMNRRMQSLELVEHAEGELGQRIAQLRKQASELRNQRTQLRVHFEGAMR from the coding sequence ATGAATGACCAGGCCTTACCCGTCGAATTGCAAGCCGAATGGACGCGCTTCGGCCCTTGGCGCGAGCAGCGCCTGGCTCGCCTGGCCTTGCTGTCGAATTGGCTGCGCCAGTCAGGATTTGATCCGTCGCTTTGGCAAGACTCGCTCAGTGGGCTGGAACAGCGCTTGCGACAAGATCTGGTGCAGTTGGCTTTTGTCGCAGAATTCTCACGCGGCAAGTCCGAGCTGATTAACGCCATCTTCTTTTCGGGTCACGGGCAGCGCATCCTGCCTGCTGGCGCCGGGCGCACAACGATGTGTCCGATGGAGCTCGCGAGCGACCCGCGCCTTCCAACCGGACTGCGCCTGTTGCCCATTGAAACCCGGCTCGACGCAGCAACGCTGGCCCAGTGGAAGGCGCGCCACGACGCTTGGCAAGACCATCCGTTTGCCGCAAACGACGCTGCGGATATGAGCGCATGCCTGGCAAGACTATCGGACACGCTGGCCGTGCCGATTCAGCGCGCACAGGAGCTGGGGTTTTACCTGGACGATGCAGCGCGTGCCACGATCGTGCGCACCGAAGACGGTTTGGTCGAAATTCCGCGCTGGCGCCATGCCCTCCTTAATGTGGATCACCCTCTGCTCTCGCAGGGGCTCACCATTCTGGACACGCCAGGCCTGAATGCGCTCGGAGCCGAGCCGGAACTCACGCTCTCGTTGATTCCCGCCGCACAAGCTGTTGTGTTTCTGCTCGGCGCCGATACCGGTGTGACCCGCAGCGATCTTGAGCTTTGGACCCAGCATGTGGGGGAGGCTGGAAGGCTGCGCAGCTTCGTTGTGCTCAATAAGGTCGACACGCTATGGGACCCGCTGCTGAGCGCGGCGCAAGTTCAGGCGCAGATCGAGCGCCAGCGCGAATCGGTCGCATCCATTTTGCAGATTCCCCTTCATCGGGTCTTTGCCCTCAGCGCGCGCAAGGCATTGCTGGCGCGCATCCAGCACGATCCCGAGCTGCTCGAGATCTCGGGTGTACCGGCCCTGGAGGCCGCTCTGAGCAAGGTGGCTGATCAGGAGCGGCGCGACCTCATCGACAGCGGCTGGCGCGCCACCTTGCTCGACACGCTGATGCTTCTGGAGCGGCAGTTCCAGCAGCAGATCCAACAAGCCGACGAACAGCGCCTTGAACTCGCAGCGCTGGAAGGCAAGAACAAGCATGTGGTGCGCAATCTTGTCATGCGCATTGCCATGGAGCGCAAGGAGTTCGACGCAGGCCTTGCCAAGGTCAGGGCGCTGCATGCAGTCAACGCCAGGCAGCTCGAAGACATCGCCCAACTGCTCGACGCCCAGACGGCGCTCGCTCCATTGGCCGAATTACGTCAGCGCGTCAAGACTTCGGTACTCAAGACCGGCGTGCGTGCCGCCTTGGAGGCCACATTCGCCGAAGTGCGCGGACGCATCGAGGCGGCCGAGCGGCAGCTCGAGGAAAACCGCGCCATGCTGACTGGAGCTTGCGACCAACTCAACATGGAGTTCGCCTTCTCCGTGCCGAGCCCGAAGGCCCTCAAACTCGAAGGCATACGGCTGGAGCTCGACAGCATGCAACAGGACTATCTGCGCTACCTGACTCCCGCGCGCTGGCTCAGGTTGCAGAACACCGCACACGCCGAGCGTCTGCTTCTGTCCGCGCTGGCGCGACTGCGCAGTGTGCTGGAGCGCGGCGTACGTGACACCCAACATTGGAACCGCGCAGCGCTTGCGCAGCTCGACGTGCAGGTTCGCGAGCGCAAGCGCAACATGAACCGCCGCATGCAAAGCCTGGAGTTGGTGGAGCACGCCGAAGGCGAACTGGGTCAGCGCATTGCACAACTGCGCAAGCAAGCCAGCGAGCTTCGCAACCAGCGCACCCAATTGCGCGTGCACTTCGAGGGCGCGATGCGGTGA
- a CDS encoding tetratricopeptide repeat protein, translating into MRLAVFAAAFVFTAWASQAHAEAPGATAKPGQIAERASASVNDQRPDAQDLARWFYAVLAGEIAAHTGHPGTAYAELLKAARDLHSEALFQRAAEIALTAGAPQQALDAVNAWRADQPDSLKAQSWTAQILVALGRNTEAVGAISRLIALTPQPQRPKTILSLAGLFARAGDGQVAVVLAKRALAPYEGIPQSSVVIGQLYARAGSANAAFARASRALVAEPGMREAAELVLQTYTADPGRADQLLAQYVAAKPQDADLRMAWIQAALGQQRDGIALAQTEALSKVKPDVPDVWLVLGSLQLRQDQPVQAQSALLRYLSLIGESKPAAPPPALERAYVALSDAALQQGDYPQAERWLENIPTGQRTIVTILQQATILVRQGKLESGLSLLDKFSAGTAQQQREQLLARAQLYRTAKQYGKAYAVLAAGLSQFGADPDYAYETAMMAEKSGRPHEMQRMLRKLIADHPQYQPAYNALGYTLADEGRQLPEAMKLIARALKLSPGNPFVLDSLGWVQFRMGDLKQAAATLEAAFAARPDPEIAAHLAEVLWQRGDKARARAILRQAFERAPQDGGVQAAMQRMGVRF; encoded by the coding sequence ATGCGCCTAGCCGTATTTGCCGCCGCGTTCGTTTTCACAGCCTGGGCGTCCCAGGCCCATGCCGAAGCGCCAGGCGCCACAGCCAAACCCGGTCAGATCGCCGAACGGGCTTCCGCATCCGTCAATGATCAGCGGCCCGACGCGCAGGATCTGGCCCGTTGGTTCTATGCGGTACTGGCTGGAGAAATTGCGGCTCACACGGGCCATCCGGGCACGGCCTATGCCGAATTGCTCAAGGCGGCGCGCGACTTGCACTCCGAAGCGCTGTTCCAGCGTGCCGCTGAAATCGCGCTCACTGCCGGGGCTCCGCAACAGGCGTTGGACGCTGTAAACGCTTGGCGCGCAGACCAACCCGATTCCCTGAAAGCGCAGAGTTGGACGGCCCAGATCCTCGTGGCGCTCGGTCGCAATACCGAAGCCGTCGGAGCCATTTCACGGCTGATCGCGCTGACGCCCCAGCCGCAGCGTCCCAAGACCATCCTTTCCCTGGCGGGGCTTTTCGCGCGCGCGGGTGACGGGCAAGTCGCGGTGGTTTTGGCAAAAAGGGCTTTGGCACCCTATGAGGGTATTCCCCAATCGAGCGTGGTGATCGGGCAGTTGTACGCGCGAGCGGGAAGCGCCAATGCTGCGTTCGCCCGTGCCTCGAGGGCACTGGTTGCGGAGCCGGGCATGCGCGAGGCAGCTGAGCTGGTGCTGCAAACCTATACGGCAGATCCTGGGCGGGCCGACCAGTTGCTTGCACAGTATGTCGCTGCGAAGCCGCAAGACGCCGATTTGCGGATGGCGTGGATCCAGGCGGCACTTGGTCAGCAGCGGGACGGCATTGCTCTGGCGCAGACCGAGGCGCTGTCCAAGGTCAAGCCAGACGTCCCGGATGTCTGGTTGGTTCTTGGGTCATTGCAACTCCGACAGGATCAACCCGTTCAGGCTCAAAGCGCGCTCCTCCGGTACCTGAGCCTGATCGGAGAGTCCAAGCCTGCTGCACCACCGCCGGCCCTGGAACGCGCCTATGTGGCCTTGTCCGACGCGGCGCTGCAACAGGGCGACTATCCACAGGCCGAGCGATGGTTGGAAAATATCCCGACCGGTCAACGAACGATCGTCACCATTTTGCAACAGGCCACCATCCTGGTGCGGCAGGGCAAGCTCGAATCCGGCTTGAGCCTGCTGGACAAGTTCTCCGCGGGGACGGCGCAGCAGCAGCGCGAGCAGCTTCTGGCCCGCGCCCAGCTCTACCGTACGGCCAAGCAGTACGGCAAAGCCTATGCTGTTCTCGCAGCGGGCCTGTCGCAATTCGGAGCTGACCCCGACTACGCGTACGAAACGGCGATGATGGCCGAGAAAAGCGGACGACCGCATGAAATGCAAAGGATGCTGCGCAAGTTGATTGCGGATCACCCCCAATACCAGCCCGCGTACAACGCGCTGGGCTATACCCTGGCCGATGAGGGTCGACAACTGCCAGAGGCGATGAAGCTCATCGCCCGTGCTTTGAAACTGTCCCCTGGCAACCCCTTCGTGCTCGATAGCCTGGGTTGGGTGCAGTTCCGCATGGGGGATCTGAAGCAGGCCGCGGCGACCCTGGAGGCGGCTTTTGCGGCGCGACCCGATCCCGAAATCGCCGCGCATCTGGCCGAGGTGCTATGGCAGCGCGGGGACAAGGCGCGTGCGCGTGCCATTCTGCGGCAGGCCTTCGAACGCGCGCCACAGGACGGGGGTGTTCAGGCGGCGATGCAGCGCATGGGTGTACGGTTTTGA
- a CDS encoding ribose-phosphate pyrophosphokinase, translated as MNQNAADFVVFTGNANPALAQQVVEQLGIGLGHAFVGRFSDGEVTVEIQQNVRAREVFIIQSTCAPTNDSLMELLVMADALKRASAERITAVIPYFGYSRQDRRPRSSRVPITAKVVANMLQAVGIARVVTMDLHADQIQGFFDIPVDNIYASPILLGDLRAKNYANLIVVSPDIGGVVRARALAKLMDCDLAIIDKRRPKPNVSEVMNVIGEIDGRNCIIMDDMVDTAGTLTKAAEVLKDRGAKRVVAYCTHPVFSGPAIERINASDLDEVVVTNTIPLRENALKCTKIRQLSAAQLIAQTMLRIAQGGSVLQLFNEQETLF; from the coding sequence ATGAATCAGAACGCGGCTGACTTTGTCGTTTTCACCGGTAATGCCAATCCGGCGCTGGCGCAGCAGGTGGTTGAGCAACTGGGCATTGGTCTGGGGCATGCTTTCGTCGGGCGGTTCTCCGACGGCGAAGTGACGGTTGAGATTCAGCAAAATGTCCGTGCACGCGAAGTCTTCATCATCCAGTCGACCTGTGCCCCGACGAATGACAGCCTGATGGAGCTCCTTGTGATGGCGGACGCCCTCAAGCGCGCGTCCGCGGAGCGCATCACTGCGGTGATCCCGTATTTCGGCTATTCGCGTCAGGATCGCCGCCCGCGTTCGTCCCGCGTTCCCATCACCGCCAAGGTCGTGGCTAATATGCTGCAGGCGGTGGGCATCGCCCGCGTGGTCACCATGGATCTGCACGCTGACCAGATCCAGGGTTTTTTCGACATCCCGGTTGACAACATCTACGCCTCGCCGATCCTGCTGGGTGATCTGCGCGCCAAGAATTATGCCAATTTGATCGTTGTGTCGCCCGACATCGGCGGTGTGGTGCGAGCGCGTGCGCTAGCCAAGCTGATGGATTGCGATCTGGCCATCATCGACAAGCGCCGTCCCAAGCCCAACGTGTCGGAGGTGATGAACGTGATCGGCGAGATTGATGGCCGCAATTGCATCATCATGGACGACATGGTGGACACGGCCGGCACCTTGACCAAGGCCGCGGAAGTGTTGAAGGATCGTGGCGCCAAACGGGTTGTCGCTTACTGTACCCACCCCGTGTTTTCAGGGCCGGCCATTGAACGCATCAACGCCAGCGACCTGGATGAAGTGGTCGTCACCAATACCATTCCGCTGCGCGAGAACGCACTGAAGTGCACCAAGATTCGTCAGCTCTCAGCTGCCCAGCTCATTGCGCAGACCATGCTGCGCATTGCTCAGGGCGGGTCCGTGCTGCAGTTGTTCAACGAGCAGGAAACCCTGTTTTGA
- the mutY gene encoding A/G-specific adenine glycosylase, with the protein MSSAQAAASTVPGPPRFAQRLIAWQRAYGRHDLPWQASRDPYRVWLSEIMLQQTQVRVVHAYYERFLQRFPTVGDLAAASIDDVLAQWSGLGYYRRARYLHLCAQQVCTRHAGEFPRTQRELQLLAGIGRSTAAAIAAFCFGERSAILDGNVKRVLGRAFALPARATQAAQHRALWELAEALLPEEHLAAYTQGLMDLGSTVCKPRNPQCAACPFALDCQARLAQHRAAALSDTGASIRPHARPAGTPARKAQHWVLLWAEDAQAPEPRVWLERRDTQGIWPGLWCLPQFHSVTEALRRAALLGAVREQSELACATHALTHLDLQLQPLLVRLDRVSSTQEHAGQWYALGAALALGLPAPIRRLLQSRRHSQAPVQHAGLL; encoded by the coding sequence GTGAGCAGCGCACAGGCTGCGGCGAGTACCGTTCCCGGGCCACCGCGCTTCGCGCAGCGGCTCATCGCATGGCAGCGCGCCTATGGCCGCCATGACCTGCCCTGGCAAGCAAGCCGCGACCCATACCGTGTATGGCTGTCGGAGATCATGCTGCAACAAACCCAGGTGCGCGTCGTGCACGCGTATTACGAGCGTTTTCTGCAACGCTTCCCCACGGTGGGTGATCTGGCGGCCGCCAGCATCGACGATGTCCTCGCCCAATGGAGCGGCTTGGGCTATTACCGGCGCGCGCGCTACCTGCATCTGTGCGCGCAGCAGGTGTGTACCCGACACGCTGGAGAGTTTCCCCGCACCCAGCGCGAGCTGCAGCTCCTCGCCGGCATCGGCCGATCAACGGCCGCCGCCATCGCGGCGTTCTGTTTCGGTGAGCGGTCAGCCATCCTTGACGGCAATGTCAAACGGGTGCTCGGCCGTGCCTTCGCCCTGCCTGCCAGAGCCACGCAGGCAGCCCAACACAGGGCCCTCTGGGAACTTGCTGAGGCTCTGCTTCCCGAAGAACACCTCGCCGCCTACACGCAGGGCCTGATGGACCTGGGCTCGACGGTGTGCAAGCCGCGCAATCCGCAATGTGCCGCCTGCCCTTTTGCGCTCGACTGCCAGGCCCGCCTCGCACAGCACCGCGCTGCAGCCCTTTCCGACACGGGGGCATCCATCAGGCCCCACGCGCGCCCAGCAGGCACACCCGCCCGCAAAGCCCAACACTGGGTGCTGTTGTGGGCCGAAGATGCGCAGGCCCCAGAGCCCCGGGTCTGGCTTGAGCGCCGCGATACTCAGGGCATCTGGCCAGGGCTATGGTGTCTGCCTCAGTTCCATTCCGTCACCGAAGCCCTGCGCCGGGCTGCGCTGCTCGGCGCGGTCAGGGAACAAAGCGAGCTTGCGTGCGCCACCCACGCGCTGACCCATCTGGATCTGCAACTGCAGCCCTTGCTCGTTCGCCTCGACCGCGTATCAAGTACGCAGGAGCATGCAGGCCAGTGGTACGCGCTTGGCGCGGCGCTTGCCCTCGGGCTCCCGGCACCGATCCGCCGACTTCTTCAAAGCCGCAGGCACAGCCAAGCGCCGGTGCAGCACGCCGGCTTGCTCTGA
- the mutM gene encoding bifunctional DNA-formamidopyrimidine glycosylase/DNA-(apurinic or apyrimidinic site) lyase, whose protein sequence is MPELPEVEVTRLGLQAALTGSEITGLNMGKPLRWPLGCDPQTLVGQRIERLERRGKYLLLQLQRGQLIFHLGMSGSLRWIAAECQDSLPRAHEHCTVHTDRGQLRLRDPRRFGAVMWHASGAAPHPLLARLGPEPLNDDFDGPALHRQLKGRSAAIKLLLLDQSIVAGVGNIYASEALFRAGINPRTPGGKLSQPRCTRLAAEIRATLREAVASGGTSLRDFAHADGELGYFQHATRVYGRTGEPCLVCGASIAHITQGQRSTYFCRHCQKR, encoded by the coding sequence ATGCCAGAACTTCCCGAAGTTGAGGTCACCCGCCTGGGTCTGCAAGCCGCGCTCACCGGCAGCGAGATCACGGGATTGAACATGGGCAAGCCCCTGCGCTGGCCGCTGGGCTGCGACCCGCAAACGCTGGTTGGGCAGCGCATTGAGCGCCTGGAGCGCCGGGGCAAATACCTGCTGCTGCAATTGCAGCGTGGCCAACTCATCTTCCATCTGGGCATGTCCGGCTCGCTGCGCTGGATTGCGGCGGAATGCCAGGATTCCCTGCCGCGGGCGCACGAGCACTGCACCGTGCACACCGATCGCGGCCAGTTGCGCCTGCGTGACCCGCGCCGCTTCGGCGCCGTCATGTGGCACGCCTCAGGCGCAGCTCCGCACCCCCTGCTTGCGCGGCTGGGTCCGGAGCCGCTGAATGACGATTTTGACGGCCCCGCCCTGCACCGGCAACTGAAGGGCCGCTCGGCCGCAATCAAGCTCCTGCTGCTTGACCAATCCATCGTTGCAGGAGTGGGCAACATTTACGCCAGCGAGGCCCTGTTTCGCGCAGGGATCAACCCACGCACCCCTGGCGGAAAGCTCTCACAGCCCCGTTGTACACGCCTGGCAGCCGAAATCCGCGCGACCCTGCGCGAAGCGGTGGCTTCCGGCGGGACGTCCCTGCGCGACTTCGCCCATGCAGACGGCGAGCTCGGCTATTTTCAGCACGCCACGCGCGTCTACGGGCGCACGGGTGAACCGTGCCTTGTATGCGGCGCTTCCATTGCGCACATCACCCAAGGGCAACGCAGCACGTATTTCTGCAGGCATTGCCAGAAGCGCTGA
- a CDS encoding lipoprotein insertase outer membrane protein LolB has protein sequence MWAFMLAVALTLGGCATPAARDRAAQAVPAAQDIHGRISVVTGIPPDQHSVYGGFRLELFPGGDGEFDVYSPLGQMLAQAQWSTRSARLDDGKQTRRFTSFEDMTFAALGLALPRAALQDWVRGMPAADLPFETLGDGAFEQVGWRVQPRLRDGQLYLLRASRVQGPPAELSLVVDRVRPEAAASAPAASAVSAP, from the coding sequence GTGTGGGCCTTCATGCTGGCTGTGGCGCTCACGCTCGGGGGGTGCGCCACGCCTGCAGCGCGAGATCGGGCCGCACAAGCAGTGCCGGCAGCGCAAGACATTCACGGGCGCATTTCCGTGGTCACGGGGATACCGCCAGACCAGCACAGCGTCTACGGCGGGTTCCGGCTTGAACTCTTTCCCGGCGGGGATGGGGAGTTCGACGTGTACTCGCCGCTGGGCCAAATGCTGGCGCAAGCCCAATGGTCCACACGGTCGGCAAGGCTTGACGATGGCAAGCAAACTCGACGCTTTACCTCCTTCGAAGACATGACTTTTGCGGCGCTGGGGCTTGCCTTGCCGCGCGCAGCACTGCAGGACTGGGTGCGAGGCATGCCCGCGGCAGACCTTCCATTCGAGACGCTGGGCGATGGGGCTTTCGAGCAAGTGGGCTGGCGTGTGCAGCCCCGCCTGCGCGATGGCCAGCTTTACCTGTTGCGCGCCAGCCGCGTGCAGGGCCCACCCGCCGAACTCAGTTTGGTGGTGGATCGTGTGCGGCCCGAGGCGGCCGCTTCTGCGCCTGCGGCTTCCGCGGTTTCGGCCCCATGA
- the rapZ gene encoding RNase adapter RapZ — MNRPPAPDWPAHLRVVLLSGVSGSGKSIALNALEDAGYYCVDNLPPQLVDELLKAATEAGHTRVAIAMDVRSVESLGLLPELAQRLRSRCDLHFIYLDCGTDTLVQRFSETRRAHPLTARGVKSLAPDQPLPVSAPALIEAIELERELLAPVARLGLHIDTSGLRPAQLRAWVRQAVGVGAAQLTLLFESFAFKRGVALDADFVFDVRMLPNPHYDPLLRGMTGRDEPVAAFLRTQASVMRMLGDISTFLDTWLPAMAEDQRSYVVVAIGCTGGQHRSVFLTEELGRYFGRRYSVLVRHRELDAGATIGTIQLPGGAT, encoded by the coding sequence GTGAACCGGCCACCCGCGCCGGACTGGCCCGCGCATCTGCGTGTCGTCCTCCTGTCCGGGGTCTCCGGGTCCGGCAAATCCATCGCGCTCAATGCGTTGGAAGACGCGGGTTACTACTGCGTGGACAATTTGCCGCCGCAGCTCGTTGACGAATTGCTCAAGGCTGCCACGGAGGCGGGCCACACGCGTGTGGCCATTGCGATGGATGTGCGCAGCGTCGAGAGTCTGGGCCTTTTGCCCGAACTGGCGCAACGCTTGCGCAGTCGCTGCGACCTGCATTTCATTTACCTCGATTGTGGTACCGACACGCTGGTCCAGCGTTTCTCCGAAACCCGCCGCGCCCATCCCCTGACGGCTCGCGGCGTGAAGTCGCTCGCGCCGGATCAGCCTCTCCCGGTCTCGGCGCCAGCCTTGATCGAGGCGATCGAGCTTGAGCGCGAGTTGCTCGCGCCCGTGGCGCGTCTGGGGCTGCACATCGACACCAGCGGCCTTCGCCCGGCCCAGTTGCGAGCCTGGGTCCGACAGGCTGTCGGCGTGGGGGCTGCGCAACTGACGCTCCTGTTTGAGTCCTTCGCCTTCAAACGCGGCGTCGCGCTGGACGCGGACTTTGTGTTCGATGTACGCATGCTCCCGAACCCCCACTACGACCCGTTGCTGCGTGGCATGACCGGGCGCGACGAGCCGGTGGCCGCCTTTTTGCGCACGCAGGCATCAGTCATGCGGATGCTCGGCGATATTTCCACCTTCCTCGACACATGGCTCCCGGCGATGGCTGAAGACCAGCGCAGCTATGTGGTCGTGGCCATTGGCTGCACCGGAGGCCAGCATCGCTCGGTGTTCCTGACCGAAGAGCTCGGCCGTTACTTCGGCCGTCGCTACAGCGTGCTGGTGCGGCACCGTGAACTCGATGCCGGTGCCACCATCGGCACAATCCAGCTGCCAGGCGGGGCGACATGA
- a CDS encoding 50S ribosomal protein L25/general stress protein Ctc, whose translation MKVVAFERQAQGTGASRRMRRAGKVPGIIYGGEQKAQMIELDHNALYHALKKEQFHSSILDLTVGEAQTKVLLKDYQVHPFKPIVLHVDFMRVAADRKITMKVPLHFVGAEESPAVKVEGGMISHVLSELEISCLPGDLPEFIAVDLSGMHKGHSLHANDLKLPGSVTVVTHGTDNPVIATVLTQAAEASAEASAETAAAPEAEKK comes from the coding sequence ATGAAAGTCGTCGCATTTGAACGTCAGGCGCAAGGTACTGGTGCGAGCCGCCGCATGCGCCGTGCTGGCAAGGTTCCCGGCATCATCTACGGTGGTGAACAAAAGGCGCAGATGATCGAGCTCGATCACAACGCGCTGTATCACGCGCTGAAGAAGGAACAGTTCCATTCATCCATCCTTGACTTGACGGTGGGTGAAGCGCAAACCAAGGTTTTGCTCAAGGATTACCAAGTCCACCCCTTCAAGCCGATCGTCCTGCACGTGGATTTCATGCGCGTGGCGGCGGACCGCAAGATCACGATGAAGGTGCCCCTGCACTTTGTGGGCGCCGAGGAATCCCCAGCGGTCAAGGTTGAGGGTGGCATGATCAGCCATGTGCTGAGCGAACTTGAAATCAGCTGCCTGCCGGGGGATTTGCCCGAGTTCATCGCAGTTGACCTGAGTGGCATGCACAAGGGTCATTCGTTGCACGCCAACGATCTGAAGCTTCCTGGCTCGGTCACTGTGGTCACTCACGGCACCGACAATCCGGTCATCGCCACTGTGCTCACGCAGGCAGCGGAAGCTTCCGCTGAAGCGTCGGCGGAAACCGCAGCCGCACCGGAAGCCGAGAAAAAGTAA